One stretch of Hevea brasiliensis isolate MT/VB/25A 57/8 chromosome 12, ASM3005281v1, whole genome shotgun sequence DNA includes these proteins:
- the LOC131171363 gene encoding protein VACUOLELESS GAMETOPHYTES, which translates to MNNRPLKKTTSFPLKNSPSMQFPNPPPQPQAYLPKSPMLELPTSPHLGLGEEVFLSLHHQHGLYKVDMPELFTCAGCKEYGSGTRFTCLQCDFQLHEFCGLVPRELKAHPLHMHHQLLFSSKAVKGGILKSKCDVCGKAAKGYTFRCNACSYQMHPCCAMLSYEIKISVHPHPLKILPAAMTMSFPNGEPGFVCGECNRTKRSGRVYRCTVCEYHLHAVCAKNMVNGLQANGIKGVEKSSMLGTAARLASQVIIEFIGGLIEGLGEGVGQALIQSIARGRRPTRPPIE; encoded by the exons ATGAACAACAGGCCATTGAAGAAGACGACTTCATTTCCCCTGAAAAATTCTCCTTCAATGCAATTCCCAAACCCTCCTCCTCAACCACAAGCATATCTTCCCAAAAGTCCTATGCTTGAATTGCCAACATCTCCTCACCTAGGCCTGGGAGAagaagtatttctttcccttcacCACCAACATGGCTTGTATAAGGTTGACATGCCCGAACTCTTCACCTGCGCAGGCTGCAAGGAATACGGCTCAGGCACGAGGTTCACTTGCCTACAATGCGATTTTCAGTTACATGAGTTCTGCGGTTTGGTTCCTCGAGAACTCAAGGCCCATCCTCTCCACATGCATCACCAACTCTTATTCTCTTCAAAAGCAG TTAAAGGTGGAATTTTAAAATCAAAGTGTGACGTTTGTGGGAAGGCTGCAAAAGGTTACACTTTCAGATGCAACGCCTGTAGTTATCAGATGCATCCTTGCTGTGCTATGCTGTCCTACGAAATTAAAATTTCAGTGCATCCACACCCACTAAAAATCCTCCCAGCTGCCATGACCATGAGTTTTCCAAATGGGGAACCTGGTTTTGTATGCGGAGAATGCAATAGGACCAAGAGATCAGGCCGAGTGTATCGTTGCACGGTTTGTGAGTACCATCTGCACGCAGTTTGTGCAAAGAACATGGTCAATGGCCTTCAAGCCAACGGCATTAAGGGCGTTGAGAAGTCCAGCATGTTGGGAACTGCAGCTCGGCTTGCCTCTCAGGTAATCATCGAATTCATCGGAGGGCTCATCGAGGGGCTTGGGGAAGGCGTCGGACAAGCCTTAATTCAAAGTATTGCTAGAGGAAGGCGCCCTACAAGGCCTCCAATTGAATAA